The sequence TAGAGAGATAAGAGACACGATTTTGGGTGCTCTTTTCATACTCTTTGATCCACTCTGCATAGGCATTAGCGGGGAAGGTTGCCCCCGAGCCAAGCAGGGTTTCGCCTGCTTGCAAAAAGGTCAAGGCCAAGGCCAAAAGAAAAGGAAAAGGGCGCATGAGAATCACCCGAATTTTCCCGTGATATACTGTTCGGTCTTGGATTTTTGGGGGCTAACAAAAATCTTCTCTGTCTCATCATATTCAATGAGCTCACCCAAATGGAAAAAGGCGGTGTAGTTGGCGACTCTCGCGGCTTGCTGCATATTGTGAGTGACAACCACAATGGTGAACTGCTCTTTGAGTGTAACCATGAGATTCTCGATGGTTTGAGTGGAGATGGGGTCAAGTGCGCTGGTGGGTTCATCCATGAGGATGATCTCAGGCTTGACCGCAATGGCTCTAGCGATACAAAGGCGTTGTTGCTGACCCCCTGAGAGTGCTGTGCCCGGGGATTTGAGTTTGTCTTTGACCTCTTCCCAAAGCCCTGCGCCTTTGAGCGATTCTTCAACGAGTTGATCGCAATCGCTTCCCTTTTTGACAAGGTCATGCATGAGGGGGGCGTAGGCGATGTTTTCATAGATGCTTTTGGGAAAGGGGTTGGGCTGCTGAAAGACCATCCCAACACGCTTTCGTACAGCCACCACATCGATGGCAGGGTCATAGATGTTGAATCCATCCACCTCCACAAGTCCCTCCACGCGACACCCACCAACAAGGTCATTCATGCGGTTGAGGCATCGAAGAAACGTCGATTTTCCACAGCCTGAGGGGCCAATGAGCGCGGTGATTTTCCGCTCATAAATATCAATATTGATGTCATGCAATGCCTGTTTTTGGCCATACCAAAGGTTGAGATTGGAGGCCTTGGCTTTGACGCTAAGATCGGAGGTGAGATATTGAGCTTCTTGCATGAATGATTCCTACCACTTTCTTTCAAATTTTTTTCTAAAGTATATCGCGACAGCATTAAGAGAGAGAAGCACCGAGAGAAGCACCAAAATCCCCGCAGCGGTTCTCTCGACATAGGCTCGCTCTGGCATACCTGACCAAGTGAATATCTGGGCGGGCATGACAGTGGCAGCGTGGAAGATGCTATCAGGTGCATCGGGGATAAACGCGATCATTCCTACAATAATAAGCGGAGCGGTCTCTCCCATCGCTTGAGCGAGCGAGATAATGGAACCCGTCAAAATCCCTGGAGTGGCTAAGGGGAGGACATGATCTTTGACGATCTGCCACTTGGTGAGCCCAAGGGCGAAGCCCGCTTGACGAATAGAGGCAGGGACAGCTTTGAGGGCGGCCTTGGAGCTGACGATGATAATGGGAAGCGACATGAGGGCGAGCGTCATTCCCCCTACAAGCGGTGAGCTTCGAGGTGCACCAAAGAAGTTGATAAAGATCGCCAAGCCCAAGAGACCAAAGAGAATCGAGGGGATAGCGGCGAGGTTGTTGATGTTGACCTCGATGATTTGAGTCACTCGGTTATCGGGGGCAAACTCCTCCAGGTAGATGGCGGTCATCACGCCAATAGGCACGGAGATGGCCATCGTGACCAACATGGTGAGGATTGTCCCTATCACCGCAGAGTAGAGGCCTGAATTTTCGGGAATCTTTGAATCGCCCGTAGTGAAGAAGATGGAGTTCCACTTCATCTCCAATTTGCCCTCATTCTTTAGATGGGTGACCATCTCGATTTGGGTATCGCTGAGGCGATGGTGATGGCCTTTGAGGTATTGATCCACTTCGGCTGAGGCGAGTGCCCAAAAAGTGTGAGTTTTGTCCATCCACTCGGGATTGGCACGAATTTGATTGGGAAGATCGCGGAGCCAAGCACGGCTCACAAGGCGGCTGAGCTGCTTTTCTAGCACGCCATAGGGATTCTCAGCCGCTTCTTGTGAGATAGGCATTTCCACTTTGATGTAAGCCTGTTTAAAGGCAGGATAGCCCTGCCTCACCATGTCGTAGAGGAAAAAGAGCAAAAAGGCGATCGAGACAAAAAGTGCGGAGGCGGCAAGAATCTTGAAGCGCTCACCTCGGCGATTCCGCTGGTTGATCTGAGGGATGATGAAAGGATTGTTGGAGTTTGATTCCATGGGTCGCGCCTTTTAAAGGTTGGAGATTTTATATTTTTTATGGAAGCTTCGGATGATCATGACCGAAACCACGTTGATGATGAGCGTCACGATAAAGAGCACCAAGCCAAGCGCGAAAGCAGAGAGGGTGAGAGAGCTGTTAAACTCCTGATCGCCTACGAGTGATTCGACGATCTTGACGGTTACCGTGGTCATATCTTCTAAAGGATTCCATGTGAGGTTAGGACGCAATGAGGCAGCCATGACGACAATCATCGTCTCTCCAAGGGCACGTGAGATGCTAAGCAAGCAAGCGGCGATGATTCCAGGCATAGCAGAGGGGAGGGTGATGAATTTGATCGTTTCGGATTTGTTCATCCCAAGGGCGAGGGAGCCGTTTTTGATATTTTGAGGAACAGAGCTAATCACATCATCTGAGAGGGAGGCGATGATGGGGATGATCATGATGCCCATGACGATCCCTGCGCCCAAAGCGCTCTCAAAAGAGGCTTGGATACCAAAACCTTTGAACACCTCCACGATAAAGGGTGCCACGGTGAGTGCGGCAAAGAATCCATAAACGACTGTAGGGATTCCCGCAAGAATCTCTAGAATGGGCTTGATAAAATCACGCGCCCTTTGGGAGGCGTATTCGGCCATGTAGATAGCCGAGAGCAGACCTACGGGAACGGCGACAAGCATCGCAATGGCAGTGATGTAGAAGGTGCCC comes from Wolinella succinogenes DSM 1740 and encodes:
- the pstC gene encoding phosphate ABC transporter permease subunit PstC, encoding MLIAAALSVAAFALLFILFRFNSKTKARDLVEGFIRGLLILASFISILTTFGILISILFEAMHFFARESVWYFLFGTEWSPDTSFLEGAAREGAHAAKANFGAVPLFAGTFYITAIAMLVAVPVGLLSAIYMAEYASQRARDFIKPILEILAGIPTVVYGFFAALTVAPFIVEVFKGFGIQASFESALGAGIVMGIMIIPIIASLSDDVISSVPQNIKNGSLALGMNKSETIKFITLPSAMPGIIAACLLSISRALGETMIVVMAASLRPNLTWNPLEDMTTVTVKIVESLVGDQEFNSSLTLSAFALGLVLFIVTLIINVVSVMIIRSFHKKYKISNL
- the pstA gene encoding phosphate ABC transporter permease PstA is translated as MESNSNNPFIIPQINQRNRRGERFKILAASALFVSIAFLLFFLYDMVRQGYPAFKQAYIKVEMPISQEAAENPYGVLEKQLSRLVSRAWLRDLPNQIRANPEWMDKTHTFWALASAEVDQYLKGHHHRLSDTQIEMVTHLKNEGKLEMKWNSIFFTTGDSKIPENSGLYSAVIGTILTMLVTMAISVPIGVMTAIYLEEFAPDNRVTQIIEVNINNLAAIPSILFGLLGLAIFINFFGAPRSSPLVGGMTLALMSLPIIIVSSKAALKAVPASIRQAGFALGLTKWQIVKDHVLPLATPGILTGSIISLAQAMGETAPLIIVGMIAFIPDAPDSIFHAATVMPAQIFTWSGMPERAYVERTAAGILVLLSVLLSLNAVAIYFRKKFERKW
- the pstB gene encoding phosphate ABC transporter ATP-binding protein PstB, encoding MQEAQYLTSDLSVKAKASNLNLWYGQKQALHDINIDIYERKITALIGPSGCGKSTFLRCLNRMNDLVGGCRVEGLVEVDGFNIYDPAIDVVAVRKRVGMVFQQPNPFPKSIYENIAYAPLMHDLVKKGSDCDQLVEESLKGAGLWEEVKDKLKSPGTALSGGQQQRLCIARAIAVKPEIILMDEPTSALDPISTQTIENLMVTLKEQFTIVVVTHNMQQAARVANYTAFFHLGELIEYDETEKIFVSPQKSKTEQYITGKFG